The Ferrimonas balearica DSM 9799 genome includes the window CCAGCTCCCGCTCATTGAGTTCCAGGATCAGCTGGCCACGACGGCCCTGGTAGTTGGCCAGCAGCATCGAGACCGACTTGCCAAAGCGCGGGTGCATCAGGGACTCGGCGGCGATGTTGACGCTGAACGGTACCGGACTGTCGCTGTTGCGCATCTGCTGCAGGCCCAGCTCCATCAGCACCCGCTCAATCCGCGGCGTCAGCCCGCAGCGGCGGGCCATGGGTCGATACAGCGCTGCGCGCACCAACTGCCCCTGAGCGTCGCGCATGCGGCTGAACATCTCGTAGCACAGCAGTTCACCGTCCCGCCCTTTCACCGGCTGGAAAAAAGTCGCCAGCGCCCGACGGGATAACGCGTTTTCAATCAGGCTGCGCCACCGCACTGTGCCCTGCGCCAGCTCTCGGTCCACTGCGCCCTTGTCGTACATAAACCAGTTGCTGTGGCCCTGAAGCTGCGCCGCCCGCAGCGCCATTTCAGCCTCTTCCATCACCTGGTCCGGACGGTCACCCTGGTTGTAATACGCCAGCCCCAGGTGCACCAGCTGTTCATCGTCTGCGCCTTTGGGCAGGTCGAGACGGGTGGTAATGCGTTGCAGGCGGGCCGCCAGGGCTTCCGCCTCTTTGAGTGGCAGCATCGGTATCAGCAGCGCCAGCTCCAACCAGTGGCGGCGGGCAAACACACCATCGCTGTGCTCCGCCAGCAGCGGCTCACAAAGATCGACAAACTGGCGCAATATCGGCAAACGGGAGTTGACTGGCAACCCATCCAGACCGGAGAACTGGATCAGGCAGACCATCCCCTGCCCCTCCATCATGTCACCGTGGGTCTGGGCCTGCAGTCGGCTATCAAAGAACATGGCGTTGCCCAAGCCCAGCTCGCTGTCGAGGAAGGTGTTGGCGCGGATGCGGCGATCCAGCTCCAGCTTGGCTTCGCGCTCTCGCTTCCACATGCGGTGTAGCTTGATCATGGCGCGCCCGACCGACAGGGGGCGCTCGCCTTTCAGGGGCAGGCCCGCGGCGTCCACCTCACCACGATTAATTCGACGGGCCCGGAAGGCCAGAACCTCTACCCCCGCCATCTCCTTGTTCAGCCACAGCGTCCCCGCCACCACCACCACCAGGGAGGCGATGATACCGAGGGCGATCAGCACCCACTCTTCGAAGCCAAAGCCGGGCAGCAGCTTGGGGCGATACAGGGTGATCTGCATAATGTTGTTGCTGCGCAGAGTGCGCTGGTAGGTCACCACGGGGCGCTTTTCGACGCCGTTCTTCGGTTGCCACTGATAGATGGGTTCACCGCCCCGCAGCAGCACAAAGTCGTGGGCCCGGTAGCTTTTCAGCATATCCGGCAGCCACACCACCATCTGCTCCAGCGGCACGCCGCGCTCATATTGAATGTCCACCACCCGGGCCAGGGCACTGACAGCAAGGTCCTGACTCCGGTTGGCGTGAGAGAAACTGGCGGTCCAGGCACTGAGCAGGAGCGCCAGCGTGACCATGGTAAGAGAGGCGATCCAGAAACTGATCAGCCGTTGGGTCTGCTCGTGTCGTTTTTTCATCCGTGACTCTGTATCTCAACGGCATCGTTCGGTGATGCCGACTCCGTGCATGACGGTGCGGGGCCTTATCCAAACGCCGGACTATTGGCGTGCAGAACTGAGCTAACCGGTATCATCGCACCTTATCGCGCCAGACTGAACTGCCCAGGCGCGTCCAATACGTGAGTGAGCCCATCAAATGTCCGGGGGGCACAAAAAAGCCCCGGATAACCGGGGCTTTTTCATAGGATGTTGGATACGCGAAATCCGCTTAGAACGGGATATCGTCGTCCCAGCCTTCATCCAGATCCGGAGTGAAGTTCTGGTTGCCGCCCTGGCTTTGAGCCGGTGCAGACTGCTGAGCCGGACGGGACTGACCGCCACTCTGCTGGCCGCCGCTGAAGTTGCCGCCACTCTGCTGGCCACCGCTGAAGTTGCCACCGCTCTGCTGGCCACCGCTGAAGTTGCCGCCGCTCTGCTGGCCGCCGCTGAAGTTGCCGCCGCTCTGCTGGCCGCCACCGAAGTTGCCGCCGCTCTGCTGACCGCCACCGAAGTTGCCGCCGCTCTGCTGGCCGCCACCGAAGTTACCGCCGCCCTGCTGGCCGCCACCGAAGTTGCCGCCACCCTGGCCACCGCGGGAATCCAGCATCTGCATCTGGTCTGCCACGATCTCGGTGGTGTAGCGGTCCTGACCGTTCTGGTCTTGCCACTTACGGGTTTGCAGTTTGCCTTCGATGTAAACCTTGGCGCCCTTCTTCAGGTACTCACCGGCGATTTCGCCCAGACGGCGGAACAACACCACCCGGTGCCACTCGGTACGCTCCTGGCGTTGACCCTGCTGGTCTTTCCAGCTTTCAGA containing:
- a CDS encoding EAL domain-containing protein: MKKRHEQTQRLISFWIASLTMVTLALLLSAWTASFSHANRSQDLAVSALARVVDIQYERGVPLEQMVVWLPDMLKSYRAHDFVLLRGGEPIYQWQPKNGVEKRPVVTYQRTLRSNNIMQITLYRPKLLPGFGFEEWVLIALGIIASLVVVVAGTLWLNKEMAGVEVLAFRARRINRGEVDAAGLPLKGERPLSVGRAMIKLHRMWKREREAKLELDRRIRANTFLDSELGLGNAMFFDSRLQAQTHGDMMEGQGMVCLIQFSGLDGLPVNSRLPILRQFVDLCEPLLAEHSDGVFARRHWLELALLIPMLPLKEAEALAARLQRITTRLDLPKGADDEQLVHLGLAYYNQGDRPDQVMEEAEMALRAAQLQGHSNWFMYDKGAVDRELAQGTVRWRSLIENALSRRALATFFQPVKGRDGELLCYEMFSRMRDAQGQLVRAALYRPMARRCGLTPRIERVLMELGLQQMRNSDSPVPFSVNIAAESLMHPRFGKSVSMLLANYQGRRGQLILELNERELVQHANALAPVLQELKRIGVQLSVDGVGHTVERTDYIDRFGIDWIKLHPSLVRQLPLRPENQLFITSLIQAANLSKVQVLAEGVEEESEWIALKGLGVNGGQGNYFGEARPHQGTEET
- the ssb gene encoding single-stranded DNA-binding protein — translated: MAGGINKVILVGNLGQDPEVRYMPNGNAVANITVATSESWKDQQGQRQERTEWHRVVLFRRLGEIAGEYLKKGAKVYIEGKLQTRKWQDQNGQDRYTTEIVADQMQMLDSRGGQGGGNFGGGQQGGGNFGGGQQSGGNFGGGQQSGGNFGGGQQSGGNFSGGQQSGGNFSGGQQSGGNFSGGQQSGGNFSGGQQSGGQSRPAQQSAPAQSQGGNQNFTPDLDEGWDDDIPF